The Halalkalicoccus tibetensis genome contains the following window.
GGCGTAGATCGCCGCCGCCGCGTAGCCCGTGGGGGACTTGCCCGACAGCAGCCCCTTCTCGGTCGTGACGGTGATGATCTCCTTGGTCTTCGCCTGGACTTCCTCGCTGAGTTCGAGCTCGGAGCAGAAACGGGGGACGTACTGCTGGGGATCGACGGGGCGCATCTCGAGGCCGAGCTCCTGGGAGACGTATCGATACGTGCGGCCGATCTCCTTTCGCTCGACCCGCGAGACGTCGGCGATCTCCTCGAGGCTGCGCGGGATGCCTTCCTTCCGGCAGGCCGCGTAGAGACAGCCCGTCGCGACGCCCTCGATCGAGCGCCCGCGGATGAGGTCCTCGCTGAGCGCCCGGCGGTAGATCACCGAGGCGACCTCCCGGACCGAGCGGGGGACGCCGAGCGCGCTGGCCATGCGGTCGATCTCGCTGAGTGCGAACTGGAGGTTTCGCTCGCCGGCGTCCTTCGTGCGGATGCGCTCCTGCCACTTTCGCAGTCGGTGCATCTGGCTGCGTTTCTCGGCCGACAGCGACCGGCCGTAGGCGTCCTTGTCCTTCCAGTCGATCTGGGTCGTGAGCCCCTTGTCGTGCATCGTC
Protein-coding sequences here:
- a CDS encoding transcription initiation factor IIB, whose protein sequence is MKNHTRQVERDTEAERETEESEGERVCDECGSDNLVKSDDQGELVCEDCGLIVEGTNIDRGPEWRAFNHSERQSKSRVGAPTTQTMHDKGLTTQIDWKDKDAYGRSLSAEKRSQMHRLRKWQERIRTKDAGERNLQFALSEIDRMASALGVPRSVREVASVIYRRALSEDLIRGRSIEGVATGCLYAACRKEGIPRSLEEIADVSRVERKEIGRTYRYVSQELGLEMRPVDPQQYVPRFCSELELSEEVQAKTKEIITVTTEKGLLSGKSPTGYAAAAIYAASLLCNEKKTQREVADVAQVTEVTIRNRYQEQIEAMDIQ